Within the Candidatus Nezhaarchaeales archaeon genome, the region CTCTCAAGCTGATTGCGCAATACTCGTAGTTTCAGCGAAAACTGGCGAGTATGAAGCTGGAACCGGTCCGGCCGGTCAAACCAGGGAGCATGCTTTCCTAGCTAAGACGATGGGAATTAATCAACTTGTTGTAGCGATCAATAAGATGGACGACGAAACCGTGAAGTGGAGCGAGACGAGATTTAATGAAGTAAAGGAGGGCGTTCTAAGACTTCTCAGAATGGTTGGCTACGACGTTAGCAAGATACCAGTAGTACCCATCTCAGCCTGGTACGGAGATAACTTGGTGGAGAGAAGCGAAAGGATGCCTTGGTATAAGGGTCCTACTCTTGTTGAGGCTCTTGACACTTTCCAGGTGCCACCAAAACCCATCGATAAACCGTTAAGGCTCCCGGTCCAAGACGTTTACAGCATAACTGGCGTAGGTACAGTTCCAGTGGGAAGAGTGGAAACCGGCGTTTTAAAGGTTGGTGATACACTCGTATTTATGCCCCCCAACAAGAAGGGTGAAGTTAAATCGATAGAAACCCACCATACACGTATAGAGAAAGCTGAGCCCGGCGATAACATAGGCTTTAACGTACGCGGGATCAGTAGGGATGAAATACATAGAGGGGATGTAGCCGGTAGCCCAGATAAGCCGCCAACCGTTGTTGAAGAATTCGTGGGTAGGATCTTCATACTTTACCATCCAACGTCGATAGCAGCCGGGTACACACCAGTTCTACATGTGCATACCGCAACCGTAGCTTGTAGGTTTGCTGAACTCCTACAGAAAATAGATCCAAGGAGCGGCGCGGTTATAGAGGAGAAACCAACCTTCTTAAAGCAAGGAGACAGCGCCATTGTTAAGCTTAAACCGATAAGACCAGTATGTGTTGAAAAGTTTTCAGAGTTCCCACCGTTAGGGCGTTTCGCCATACGCGATATGGGACGAACTATAGCAGCAGGCGTAGTAATAGATGTAACCCCCGCGAAAACGGTTAAGTAACCCTTCAAATTTTCCTTAACCATTTTTCCCAGTCAAACAGTCGATTAAGTATGAGGGAAAACCTTGGCACGGCGCATGAGAATACGAATGTCAAGTCCCAACCTCCAAGACCTTAATAGGGTTTGTGACGAAATTAAGGACATAGCTATGAAGATGGGCGTTAAGATCAGGGGCCCAGTACAACTACCTACGAAAAAACTCGTGGTACCGGTTAGAAAAGCTCCT harbors:
- the tuf gene encoding translation elongation factor EF-1 subunit alpha, whose translation is MASAKPHLNLVIIGHVDHGKSTATGHLLLLTGHVDERKLRELEEVAKKTGKEFAKFAWILDTYKEERERDMTIDLSFFKFETKKYFFTLIDCPGHRDFVKNMVTGASQADCAILVVSAKTGEYEAGTGPAGQTREHAFLAKTMGINQLVVAINKMDDETVKWSETRFNEVKEGVLRLLRMVGYDVSKIPVVPISAWYGDNLVERSERMPWYKGPTLVEALDTFQVPPKPIDKPLRLPVQDVYSITGVGTVPVGRVETGVLKVGDTLVFMPPNKKGEVKSIETHHTRIEKAEPGDNIGFNVRGISRDEIHRGDVAGSPDKPPTVVEEFVGRIFILYHPTSIAAGYTPVLHVHTATVACRFAELLQKIDPRSGAVIEEKPTFLKQGDSAIVKLKPIRPVCVEKFSEFPPLGRFAIRDMGRTIAAGVVIDVTPAKTVK
- the rpsJ gene encoding 30S ribosomal protein S10 → MRIRMSSPNLQDLNRVCDEIKDIAMKMGVKIRGPVQLPTKKLVVPVRKAPSGQGSHTFNHFGMRIHKRIIDLEADERVTRALTRIRMPETIRIEVEVA